The sequence ATAGGTTATTTTTTCAGTAAAAATATTTGACATTCAGTATTAAATACTAAATTTAGGGCCGGTAATCATAATTTAATATTAATCAAACAAATTAAAAATTCAAAAATGAAAAAGCAATTAATAGCCGTCGCCACTATCATGTTTGTTGGCGGAACAATACTAATGACAAGTTGTAAAAAAGATGACACTACTGCTCCTACGATCACATTAAATGGCAGTGCAACAACCTACAGTTCGCTTAATGCCGCATATAACGATGCGGGTGCTACAGCAGATGACGATAAGGATGGTGACCTTACAAGCAGCATTTCTGTAACCGGTTCTGTTAATAAGGACTTGGCAGGAACATATACATTAAAGTATACTGTTTCTGATGCAGCAGGTAATGAGGGTACTGCCAGCAGAACAGTTATTGTAAGAAATGATGCTTATGCATGGGCTGCTTCTTATTCTGTTCACGATTCTTGTGGTCCTACTACTGTTTACAATTATAGCCAAACAGTTAGTACTTCTACTACTGTTAATAACAGGATCACTTTTAATAAGTTCGCAGATTATTCCGGCAATACTAATATTTATGCAAATATTACAGCCGGTGGAACAGCCGTTGATCTGCCTGCTCAAACAGCTACAGGAATTGGTACGGCATCTGAAACTCATACTTTCACTGGTGTTTCCGGTGCAAAAACCACTACCGGTTTCAACTTAACCTATACCGATCTCAATGTTACTGCCGGAGGTGCGGCTGCAACATGTATTTCTAAATGGACTAAACTGTAAAATTCTTTTTTAATAGAAGAGGCTGTCTCTGTTTGAGTCAGCCTCTTTTTATTTACAAGCTTTTGTAAAAATAGAGTACGCGGGTTAATTAACTGATTTCCTTTACAGAAAGAATCCATACTTTCAATTTCAGGCTGTTACTTTTCGCTAAATTTACGCCGATGCAAACGAATTTTAACAGATTACTTGCTCTGACCAGATACCTGGCACTATTGCTTGTTGTTTATTTTGTTTGCCGGTTATTGTTTTACCTGTTCTACCTCAACCATTTTTCAGACCTCACTTATACCGAACTTTTAAAATTGTTTTTTTTCGGGCTTCGCTTCGATCTTTCGGCGATTATTGCGTGTAACGCGTTATTTATTGTTTTGTTCCTGCTGCCTGTACCCTTTCAATCAAAAAAATGGTACAAATCTATCCT comes from Bacteroidota bacterium and encodes:
- a CDS encoding DUF5011 domain-containing protein → MKKQLIAVATIMFVGGTILMTSCKKDDTTAPTITLNGSATTYSSLNAAYNDAGATADDDKDGDLTSSISVTGSVNKDLAGTYTLKYTVSDAAGNEGTASRTVIVRNDAYAWAASYSVHDSCGPTTVYNYSQTVSTSTTVNNRITFNKFADYSGNTNIYANITAGGTAVDLPAQTATGIGTASETHTFTGVSGAKTTTGFNLTYTDLNVTAGGAAATCISKWTKL